The genomic DNA TTTTTCTCGTAAAACATATTCTTTAGCTTCTTTTTCTATTTTTTCTAAAGAATTTATATCTGCTATATTATCTAGTTTTAGACTTCCTTCTGTTTTAAACTTAAGGTTTAAAATCCAATCTCTAAATTTTTTTATTCCATCGTTTTTCATTTCCCATTCCAAACGTTCTTTCGATTTATATCTTTCATGAGATGAAGATGTAGAATGTCCTTGTGGTTGAGTTAAATTTGTAACATGTATAACTACAGGAACATGTTCCCCACGAGCAACTTTATCTGCTTTAAAATACGTTTTTATAAGATCCATATAACTAGATCCATTAACACGAAATATTTCTATTCCATTTTCTTTTTTGGTTCTCTGAAATCCTAATAAAAGATCACTTAAATTCTTTTTCGAAAATTGATACTTATTAGAAACAGAGATCCCATATTCATCATCCCAAATAGACAAAATAATAGGTATTTGTAAAACAGAAGCGGCATTTACAGTTTCCCAAAATAATCCTTCAGAAATACTGGCGTTCCCAATAGTTCCAAAAGCTACTTCATTTCCCTTATGAGAAAATATTTTATGTGTTTTTTCTAAATTCTTAAAATTTTTGTAAATTTTTGAAGCTTGAGCTAGACCTAATAATCTAGGCATTTGAGATGCTGTAGAAGAAATATCTGAACTAGAATTTTTCTGAAAAATAAGATTCTTCCAACTACCATCATGATTTAAAAAACGTGTACCAAAATGAGAAGTCATCATTCTACCAGAAGAAGAAGGATCTGCTGATAAATCAGAATGAGCATATAATTGGGAAAAGAAACTTCTAACACTTAAAACTCCAATAGCCATCATAAAAGTTTGATCTCTATAATATCCAGATCTGAAATCTCCATTTTTAAAAATCTTAGACATAACTATTTGAGGAATTTCTTTTCCATCTCCGAATATTCCAAATTTAGCTTTTCCATTCAATACTTCTTTTCTCCCCAAAATACTAGCTTCACGACTAATTCTTGCTAGTTTATAGTCATTTAAAATTATTTTTTGAAAATAAAAAGAACTATTATACTTATTATTAATAATAAGATTATTAAGATCTAATATTTCATCACTTTGATTCATAATCTTTTTGATATTATTCATTTCATGAATAAAAATACGGTCATTTTCACTCATGAAATTTATGAACAACTTACAATAAGTAAGTTTATATTTGATAAATTGCTTAAAAAAAAAGAAAATGAAATATGATCTGTAATAAAATGATTGGAAAAATAACATTAGCAGTTATAAAACCTGATGCAGTTCAAAAAGGATATATAGGACCTATTATCTCTCATATAATTGATGCCGAATTTCATATAAAAGCTATAAAAACTACAGATTTATCCAAGAGTTCTGCTAAAATATTTTATGAAAAACATAGAGAAAATTCATATTTTCATTCTTTAATAGAATTTATGTCATCTGGACCAATAGTAACCATTCTTTTAGAAAAAGAAAATGCAGTGGAAGATTTTAGAAAATTAATTGGATACAGAGATCCAATTCACGCACAAAATGGAACGATACGTAAATTGTATGCAAGTTCTTTAGAGAAGAACGCAATTCATGGATCAGATAGTAATCAGAATGCTTTTAAAGAATGTAATTTTTACTTTTCAAATCAAGAAATTTTATAATTTTTAAATAAAAAATGAAAAAAAGTTTTTTAATATCTATTTATGCTATACTAATCTTTATTACTCTTATCATTTTTTGGATAATAGGAACATATAATAAACTAGTTAAATTAAATGAAAATGTAAAAACACAATGGAGTAAAGTAGAAAATGTTTATCAAAGAAGAATAGACTTAATTCCAAACCTAATACAAACGGTAAAAGGTTCTGCTGATTTTGAAAAAAAGACATTAACTCAAATAGTAGAAGCCAGAAGCAAAGCTACATCAATAAATATAAATCCAAATAACCTAAATCAAAATCAAATAAATAAATTTCAGAAAGCACAAGAAAGTTTATCTAATTCTATGAATAAACTATTATTAGTTATAGAAAATTATCCTTCTTTAAAATCAACACAAAATTTTTATGAATTTCAAAATCAATTAGAAGGAACTGAAAACCGTATTAATGTAGAAAGAAATCGTTTTAATGATGAAGTCAACCTTTTTAATATTGATAGAAATAAATTTCCAAAAATTATCATAGCAAATTTTTTTACTCAATTCAAAGAAAAAGGATATTTCAAATCTCAAAAAGAATCAGAAAAAACACCAATTGTGAATTTTACCGATTAGAAAAATTATAGAATGATCATCAAAGAATTTTTACCTAAGATGAAGAATATTATAGTGACAATTCAGTTTTTATTTTTATTTAGTTTAATATTTTTTACAAATTCAGTAAAAGGACAATTTAATATACCAAATAAACCAAAAAAAATATATCCCGTTAATGATTATGTAGGAATATTATCCGAAACGCAAATCAATCAATTGAATAAAAAGCTTATTCAATATCATAAAAAAACATCTACAGAAATTATAATTTCTATTATTCAAGATTTACGTGGAGAAGATCCAAATTATTTAGCTTCTAAATGGGGTAATAAATGGGGAATTGGAAAAACATATAAAAATAATGGAATAATTGTATTATTATCTATAAATGACAAAAAGATATCCATCCAAAATGGATATGGAATAGAACCATATGTTACTGATTTTTCAACCAAAAGAATTATACAAAAAATAACACCTTTATTAAAAAATAATCTTTATTACAAAGCAATAGATTTAAGTATAAAAGAAGTATTTAAAATCATGAAAAATGAATATGAAAATAAAAAAGTAAAAAATAATTTTCACAAAAAAAATTGGATATTTTATTTTTCTTTTATTCTACTTCTTTTATTTTTTTTTTATCAAAAACAAGGAATAGAACCTTCATTATTTAATCCTTTATTTCTTTCAAATATGTTCTTTTGGAATAAAAATTTTGATAATCAGGAAGAAAATGATTTTGATGAATTTGGAGAAGGTGGTGGAAATTTTGGAGGAGGTGGATCTAGTGGAGGCTGGTAATAATTTAATTAATAAATTTCTTTTTATTCAATAAAATATCCTCGAAATAAGATATTTTTTTCAAAGTATCATTTTCTTTTTTTTTCTCTTTTAACAAAATGGACTTTGGTACGGATTTTAAATATTGGTCATTACGTAAATTTTTACGTATAAAAGACAATAAATTATGAAGATACTTTATTTTTTTCTCTATATTAGAAATATTTATTTCTACAGAAGAAATTTTTTGATCTAAAAATAAAAAATATCTATCTGTCCCTAAGAAAAAGTAAAATAACTGTTTTTTTTCTTTCGGCTCTTTTGAAAGAAAATGAATTTTAGATATATTTTCCAATTTTAATATCACAGGATAAAATTCTTTTTCTTCTTCTTTCATGGAAAAGAAAATTAAACTTTCTTTATAAGGAATATGTATTTTATTTCGTATAAAACGTATTTTAGATATAATTTGAATAACTCTTTCAAAAGAAATTAATATATTTTTATCATAAGATTTTTGTTTAGGCCAAGAAGATATAATTAAAGCTTCTCCATTTTTTCTCTTCCTAAGAAGTGTCCAAATTTTTTCTGAAATGAAAGGAATATAAGGATGTAATAACTTTAATAAGTTTTCGAACCATTTAATGGTTTTTAAATACACATTTTCTGATATCTCCTTTTTACCATGAGGTGGTTTAACTATTTCGAGAAAAATTGAACAAAAATCATTCCAAACTAATTTATATATTATCATCAATGATTCATCCAATTTATATTTACGTATATTGTTTTCAAAAGTTTCTAAAACAGAGTAAAAACGATTTTCAAACCATAAAATTGCTTTCCCAGACGCTTCAGGAATAGCCTTTTTTTCTTCTATTTTCCAACTTTTTATTAAACGGAAAGCATTCCATATTTTATTTAAAAAATTTCTTCCTTGTAAACATATCTTTTCATCAAAATGAAAATCTTTTCCAGCACTAGAGAACATCATGATGCCCATTCGAACAGAATCTGCCCCATATTTATCAATTAATTCTACAAAATTTTGAGAATTTTCTAATGACTTAGATATTTTTTTATTTTCATCATCTCTTAAAATTCCAGTAAAATAAACATTTTTAAATGGTTTGTTTTTACGAAAAAAATATCCAGCCATAATCATACGTGCAACCCAAAAAAATAAAATATCCGAACCGGTTACCAGATTTTCAGTAGGATAATAATAAGATATTTCTTTACTGTTTGGTTTATAAAATCCATCAAATACAGATATAGGTAAAATCCAAGAAGAAAACCAGGTATCTAAAACATCTGAATCTTGTCTAATTTTATCTAAAGTTAAATTTTCATTTTTACTTTTATTTTTTGCTTGTTCTAAGGCTTCTTCTATATTAGAAGCTACGACGAAATCATTTATATGATTACCATAATAATAAACAGGAAGACGATGTCCCCACCATAATTGTCTAGATATATTCCAATCACGAATTTTATTCATCCATTGATAATATACTTTTTTAAAAGTATTTGGATAAAAGTTTATTTCTCCATTCTTAACTGCATTTATTGCATAGAAAGACATTTTTTTTGTTTTTAAAAACCATTGTAAAGACATTTTTTTTTCTACAACAGATTTCGTTCTTTCTGAAAAACCAATTTTATGTTGAATATTTTCTACTTTTTCTATATATCCCAATGAAGATAATTCTTTTATTACTTTTTTTCTCACTTTAAAGCGATCCATCCCTTGATAATGAAGTCCTTTATCATTCAGAGTAGCATCATCATTAAAAATGTTTATTATTTTTAAGTTGTATTTTTCAGATAGTATTTTATCATCCTCATTGTGAGCTGGAGTTATTTTTAAACATCCCGATCCAAAAGAAGGATCTACATAAGAATCTTGAATAATGGGAATAATCCTATTTACTATAGGAATAACAGCCTCTTTATTTTTGAAATGAAAAAAACGAAAATCATTTGGATGAAAACAAATAGCAGAATCCCCAAATACAGTTTCTGGACGAGTAGTTGCTATAGTAATACTATATTTTTCTCCTACTATTGGGTATTTAATATAAAATAGTTTGTCCTTCTTTTCTTCATAAAAAACTTCTTCATCAGATATTGTTGTTTTTGCTACTGTATCCCAATTAACTATACGATAACCTCTATATATATATCCCATTTTATATAAATCTATAAAAATTTTTTTTACAGATTTAGATAGTTTTTCATCCATTGTAAATTGAATACGATTCCAATCACAAGAACAACCTAATTTTTTTAATTGTTGAAAAATAATATTCTGATGTTTATCAGACCATTCATATACGTATGATAAAAATTTATTCCTTCCTATAAGAGTTTTGGATATTCCTCTTTGTTTTAATTGGTGAACAATTTTAGCTTCTGTAGCAATAGAAGCATGATCTGTTCCAGGAATCCAACAAGCATTATATCCCTTCATTCTTGCGTACCTAATTAAGACATCCTGTATAGTATTATTTAACAGATGTCCTATATGTAAAATTCCAGTTATGTTAGGAGGAGGCATTAATATCGTATAAGATTTCTTTTTTTCCTCTGGAAAAGAAAAAAAATAACCACCCTTCATCCAATAATGATAAATTTTTTCTTCTACAAATTTTGGATCATATTTAATTGGAATAATATCCATACTTATTTAATAATATATAAAAAATTGAAATATAAATGAAATTTATACTTATTTCAGCAGTATCTACCAATGGTTATATAGGAAAAAATAATAAATTGATGTGGTATTTACCTAACGATTTAAAACATTTTAAGAAAATAACATATGGAGAAACAGTTCTTATGGGAAGAAAGACTTTTGAATCTATTGGAAAGATACTCCCTGGAAGAAGGAATATTATATTAACAAAAAAAAAAAAAATTATTTATTTAGAATTAAATAAAAAGAGTAAAAATACTAAAATTTTATCTTCTTTAAAAGAAGTTTTTAGTTTGAAAAACTATGAAAAAATATTTGTTATAGGAGGTCAAAAAATTTATGAATCTATGATAGATAAAGCAGAAAAAATAGAATTGACTCTGGTTCATAAAAAATTTTATGGGGATAAAAAATTTCCAAAAATAGATCCAAAAAATTGGGAAAAAAAACATGAAATCCTATTCAAAAAGGATAAAAACCATTCATATGATTACAGTTTTATTCGATATGAAAGAAAAAAAACAAGAATAAAATGAATTATTCTCTTCTATCTAATTCTTTTTTTATTTTTGCGGCAAGTTCATAGCATTCATTCACTACTGCATGATTTAATAAAATATTAAGATCTTTTTCTGTCATATTTTCTAAATCTTGTTCACTTTTTTCTTTTTTTAATAAAATGGTATTATTATCCATTTCTTCTTCTAAGACGTACGTATTATTTTCTTTTTTATCTTTCATTTTTTTATCAAAGGAAATTCCATTTTCAAAATAAATACCAGCTTTATCAAAAATATCTTTTGTCGTATAAATAGGAGCTTTAAATCTGACAGCTAATGCAACTGCATCGGATGTTTTAGAATCTATTTTATGTTCTTTTTTATCTTCATCAGAATTATTTGTTTCGAATAAAATATAAGAAAAAAATATACCATTTACTAATTTGTATATTACCACAGCCTTTAAATTAATATGAAAAAGTCTTGCAAAGGTCAGAAATATATCATGCGTGAAAGATCGAGTTGTATCTCTTCTTCCTCCTAAAGCATAAGCTATAGATTGAGCTTGTAAACTTTCAATTATAATAGGAAGTTTGATTCTTCCAGATTCTTCCTCTAACAATAGAACATATATTCCAGATTGAATTTGACTTAAGGATATTCCACGTATAGCTAATCTGATTAGTTTTTCCATAAATATATTATGATATCTTATGCCACTTTTCAAATATACTAAAAATTTGAAAGTTAATTTTATGAATTATTCATTATTAAAAAAATAATAGATAACTCTATCCATAGATGTTAGAATAATTTTTTTCTTCAGAAAAAAATTAAGATTAGGATAGTTTAGAATAATATAATATGAAGATAGGAAAAGACTCAAAATACTTATATATAAAAATAAAAATTATTAGCAACATATTTATATCTTTGACATCTGTTATTATATAATTGAATCATCATAATCGTATTTCTATTCTATTTATCAAACATTGTATAAAACAATAATGAAAGAAAAAACTTTTCGTGAAGTAATAGCGGAAGCTATGAGTGAAGAAATGAGAAAAGATAAAACAATATATCTTATGGGAGAAGAAGTTTCTCAATATAATGGAGCATATAAAGCTTCTAAGGGGATGCTAAAAGAATTTGGATCAAAAAGAGTCATTGACACTCCTATATCTGAATTAGGTTTTTCTGGTATTGGTGTAGGTTCGGCTATGAATGGATGTAGACCTATTATTGAGTTTATGACTTTTAATTTTTCTTTGGTTGCTATGGATCAAATTATAAATAATGCAGCAAAAATACGTTATATGAGTGGAGGACAATGGACCATTCCTATTGTTTTCAGAGGGCCTACAGGATCTGCAGGACAATTAGGAGCTACACATTCTCAATCTTTTGAAAGTTGGTTCGCTAGTTGTCCAGGACTAAAAGTAATAATTCCATCTAATCCTTATGACGCTAAAGGTTTATTAAAATCAGCTATACGAGATGAAAATCCAGTTATTTTTATGGAATCTGAGCAAATGTATGGAGATAAAATGATGATACCAGAAAAAGAATATATCCTTCCAATTGGAAAGGCTGATGTAAAAAAAAAGGGAACTGATATTAGTTTAGTCTCTTTTGGAAAAATTATGAAATTAGCTTTAAGAACAGCAAATATTTTGGAAAAGGAAAATATTAGCGTAGAAGTAATAGATCTTAGGACTTTACGCCCATTAGATTACGAATCTATCCTATTATCTGTCAGAAAAACAAATCGTTTAGTAATTTTAGAAGAATCCTGGCCTTATTCTTCAATCTCTTCCGAGATTTCATACATAATTCAAAAAAAAGCTTTTGATTATCTTGATGCCCCTATTAACAGAATTACTTTACTTGATACACCTGCACCTTATGCATATAATTTGATTAAAACTTGGTTCCCTAGTGAAAAAAAAATTATACAATCTATCAAAAATACTCTTTATATCATCTAGTAGATAGCTTTAACTATCTCATAAATGTTTTCTGGTTTATCCATAGTGTAATAATGAATAACTTCTACCCCAGAATCTCTTAATTCTTTAGATTGTTGTATAGCCCATTCAATTCCAATTTTAAACACTATTTTTTTATTTTTTGCTTGTTCTACTTCTTTTACTAATTCGTTAGGAATATTCAAATAAAAACGAGAAGGAAGACTATTCAATTGTTTTTTAGAAGAAATAGGTTTTATTCCTGGAATGATAGGAATAGATATTCCTTCTGATCTACATTTTTTCACGAAAGAAAAATATTTTTTATTGTCAAAAAACATTTGAGTTACAATATAATTTGCCCCTGCATCTACTTTTTTCTTTAAAAAAAATAAATCGCTTTCCATATTTGGCGCTTCAAAATGTTTTTCTGGATATCCAGCTATTCCAATACAAAAATCAAAAAAATCAGAGTTTTTTTTTTCTAAAATTTTATCTATATATTTTCCTTTATTCAAGTTTTGAACTTGTTCAACCAATTCTACAGCATATTTGTGACCGTTTTTTTTCGAAAAAAAACTTTTTTCTGATTGTATAGGATCTCCTCTTAAAATTAAAACATTATCGATTCCTAAAAAATTTAAATCTATTAAAGCATTTTCTGTCATCTGTCTATTAAAACCACCACAAATAAGATGTGGAACTGCATCTATTCCATATTTATTCATAATAGCGGCACAAATACCCACGGTTCCTGGACGTTTAAAAATAGTTCTTCTCTGCAAAAGTCCATTATCTTTTTCTACATAAATAAATTCCTCACGATGGTATGTCACATCAATAAAAGGAGGTTTAAATTCCATTAATGGATCCAAAGTATAAAAAATATCCTTTATATCATGTCCTCTTAAAGGAGGTAAAATTTCAAAAGAAAACAAACTTTTTTTTGCTAGATTTATATGATCAGTTACTTTCATAATAATAAGAAAATCAACAAATTTTTGTTATTTAATATGATGAAACCCTGTATAAGGAATCAAAACTTTAGGTATATTAATTTGATCAATTGTTTGATTGTTTTCTAATAAAGCGGCCATTATACGTGGTATAGCTAAAGAACTCCCATTGAGAGTATGACACAATTCCACTTTACCTTCTTTATTTTTGTATCTTAGATTTAGTCTTTTGGATTGATAATTAGTACAGTTAGAGACGGAACTTACTTCAAGCCATTTTTTTTGTGCCATAGAATAAACTTCAAAATCATAGGTAATAGAAGAAGAAAAACCTAAATTTTTTCCTATTAAACGGATAATACGAAAAGGTAACTTTAAAGAAAGTAAAATATTTTTAACATGTAAAATCATTTCATCTAAATAATAATAAGAAGTTTCAGGTGTTGTAATTTGAATAATTTCTACTTTTTCAAATTGATGTAACCTGTTTAATCCTCTTACTTTAGATCCATAAGAACCAGCTTCTCTTCTAAAACAAGAAGTATAAGTAGTTGACTTTATAGGTAAATCATTATAATTAAGTAAGTTATCTCTATAACAATTCATAAGAGGAATTTCTCCCGTTGGGATGAGATAAAGATGATCTTTTTCTATAAAATACATCTGTCCTTCCTTATCCGGAATTTGTCCTGTTGAATATCCAGATTTTTCCTGAATAAGATAAGGTAGAGAATATTCTTTATATGAAGCTTGTATATTTTTATCTAAAAAATATTGTATTAAACTTCTTTGTAGTTTAGCCCCTTTTCCAATATATACAGCAAAACCAGATCCACATATTTTTGTTCCCAAAAATAAATCAAATAGATGAAATTTTTTAGACAATTCCCAATGAAATAAAGGCTTGTTCATTTTTAGATGAAAAAGATCTCCTTCTTGAAAAAGAATATCTTCTTCTTTAAAATCTTTTTTTACTAATTTATTAGGTATATTAGGTATTTTGTTTAATTTATCTTCTAAAGAATCAATGATATTTTTTAATTGAAAATAAAGATTCTTTTTTTTTTCTTTTAAAAAAAGAGAATTCATTTTTAATGAATGAATTTTATCTACTTCCTCGTTCTTTTTTCTTTTTAAAAGAATTCCTATTTCTTTTGAAATTTTATTTTCTATTTTTAAGATTTTATTAAAATTATATTGAACTTTTTTCTTTTTTTTATCCAAATTTAAAATATCATCAATTAAATTTTTTTTTGGAAAATTTCTTTTTTCTAATCCTAATAAAATTTCTTCCTTATTTTTACGTATAAAAGAGATTTGAAGCATAATAATATGAAAATCCTATTTCAAACTGCTTTAATATACAAATAATATATTTTTTATATTTGCATGATGTGTAAATATTTTTTTCAAAAAAAATTTGATCAATATTTTTTAAAAGATAAAAATATAGCTAAAAAAATAGTCAAATGTCTTTCTTTTAAAAATTATGACACAGTAGTTGAAATAGGACCAGGTTTAGGAATATTAACTCGTTACTTATTAACACCTTATCACAAAGTTTTATTAATAGAAATAGACAAAGCTTTAATTTTTTTTTTAAAAAAATTTTTAGAGATTCCTAGAGATCAAATTATACATGGAGATTTTTTAAAATGGAACCCAGAGGAAATAAATCTTCAAAATTTCGCAGTGATTGGAAATTTTCCCTATAATATTTCTTCCAAAATTTTATTCCATATATTGAAATATTACAAATATATACCTGAATGTATAGGAATGTTTCAAAAAGAAGTAGCAAAACGTATAGTTTCTCCTAAAGGAAATAAAACTTATGGAATTCTATCTGTTTTAGTACAAACGTTCTATGATGTAAAGTATTTATTTACTGTAAACAAACATGTTTTTTATCCTATCCCAAACGTACAATCAGCTGTTATATATTTGAAAAGAAAAAAAATCAAAAAAAATTTGAATAAAAATCTTTTATTCCAATGTGTAAAAGTTGCTTTTAATCAAAGAAGAAAAATATTAAAAAATTCTTTACATAATTTTATTAAGAAAAATACAATTCCATATGAATATGAAATTCCATTTTTGAATAAAAGAGCAGAACAATTATCTGTAATAGATTTTATTCAATTAACAAAAGAAATAGAAAAAAGAAAATGACTAAATTATTAAATGGAGAAAAATTGGCTATCAGTATTAGAAAAGAAATTTCTAAAGAAATAAAAACATTGATATTAGATAAAAAAAAACGTCTTCCTCATCTTGGAATTATTTTGTTAGGAGATAACAGTTCTAGTATAACATATGTCAATAGCAAAATAAAAGAATGTAAAAATATAGGAATACAATCATCTTTAATACATTTACCAAATAATAGTCCTGAATATAATTTAATAAAAGAAATTGAAAAAATGAATAATGATCCATTAATAGATGGTTTTATTGTTCAATTACCTCTTAAAAAACATATAAACACGGATAAAATCATTATGTCTATCAATCCAAAGAAAGATGTAGATGGATTCCATCCGGAAAATTTTGGAAAAATTTCTTTAAATATGAAAGCTTTTTTTCCTGCTACAGCATTAGGAATACTATCTATTCTGGATAGATATAAAATAAAAATATCCGGTAAACATACTGTAGTAATAGGGAGAAGTCGTATTGTTGGAAGGCCTATTAGCATCTTATTAAGCAGAAAAAACAATAGAATAGGAAACAGTACCGTTACTATCACTCATAGTTATACTCCAAACATAGATTTTCATACAAAAAAAGCTGATATTGTTATAACAGCTGTAGGTATTCCTGGTTTTTTGAAAGGAAAAATGATTAAAAATGGGGCTGTAGTTATAGATGTAGGATTAACAAAAATAGAAAAAAATGGAAAAAAATCCTTATTAAAAGGAGATGTTGATTTTAATACTGTTTATGGAAAAGCTTCATATTTAACTCCAGTTCCAGGAGGAGTAGGACCTATGACAAAAATTATGCTTATAAAAAATACTTTGATAGCAGCTTTGAATAATAGATAAATGAAGTCTACTACTAGAATTATTTTTCCTATTAAAGAAATTTTCCATTCTATACAAGGAGAAGGTTTTTATTCTGGAATATCTGCATATTTCATTCGTTTAGAAGGATGTAACATTCAATGTGATTGGTGTGATACAAAAAATAGTTGGAAAATAAAAAAAAAGGATTTTTTAACAGTTACTCAAATCGTAAATCAAATAGAGGATAAAGTAAAAACTGTTGTTATTACGGGGGGTGAACCTACTATGTGGAATTTATCCCTATTAACAAAAATTTTGAAAAAAAAAGGACATTCTATTCATATTGAAACGTCTG from Blattabacterium cuenoti includes the following:
- a CDS encoding nucleoside-diphosphate kinase; the protein is MIGKITLAVIKPDAVQKGYIGPIISHIIDAEFHIKAIKTTDLSKSSAKIFYEKHRENSYFHSLIEFMSSGPIVTILLEKENAVEDFRKLIGYRDPIHAQNGTIRKLYASSLEKNAIHGSDSNQNAFKECNFYFSNQEIL
- the metF gene encoding methylenetetrahydrofolate reductase [NAD(P)H], with translation MKVTDHINLAKKSLFSFEILPPLRGHDIKDIFYTLDPLMEFKPPFIDVTYHREEFIYVEKDNGLLQRRTIFKRPGTVGICAAIMNKYGIDAVPHLICGGFNRQMTENALIDLNFLGIDNVLILRGDPIQSEKSFFSKKNGHKYAVELVEQVQNLNKGKYIDKILEKKNSDFFDFCIGIAGYPEKHFEAPNMESDLFFLKKKVDAGANYIVTQMFFDNKKYFSFVKKCRSEGISIPIIPGIKPISSKKQLNSLPSRFYLNIPNELVKEVEQAKNKKIVFKIGIEWAIQQSKELRDSGVEVIHYYTMDKPENIYEIVKAIY
- a CDS encoding dihydrofolate reductase, producing MKFILISAVSTNGYIGKNNKLMWYLPNDLKHFKKITYGETVLMGRKTFESIGKILPGRRNIILTKKKKIIYLELNKKSKNTKILSSLKEVFSLKNYEKIFVIGGQKIYESMIDKAEKIELTLVHKKFYGDKKFPKIDPKNWEKKHEILFKKDKNHSYDYSFIRYERKKTRIK
- a CDS encoding LemA family protein, producing MKKSFLISIYAILIFITLIIFWIIGTYNKLVKLNENVKTQWSKVENVYQRRIDLIPNLIQTVKGSADFEKKTLTQIVEARSKATSININPNNLNQNQINKFQKAQESLSNSMNKLLLVIENYPSLKSTQNFYEFQNQLEGTENRINVERNRFNDEVNLFNIDRNKFPKIIIANFFTQFKEKGYFKSQKESEKTPIVNFTD
- a CDS encoding bifunctional nuclease family protein — encoded protein: MEKLIRLAIRGISLSQIQSGIYVLLLEEESGRIKLPIIIESLQAQSIAYALGGRRDTTRSFTHDIFLTFARLFHINLKAVVIYKLVNGIFFSYILFETNNSDEDKKEHKIDSKTSDAVALAVRFKAPIYTTKDIFDKAGIYFENGISFDKKMKDKKENNTYVLEEEMDNNTILLKKEKSEQDLENMTEKDLNILLNHAVVNECYELAAKIKKELDRRE
- a CDS encoding valine--tRNA ligase, producing the protein MDIIPIKYDPKFVEEKIYHYWMKGGYFFSFPEEKKKSYTILMPPPNITGILHIGHLLNNTIQDVLIRYARMKGYNACWIPGTDHASIATEAKIVHQLKQRGISKTLIGRNKFLSYVYEWSDKHQNIIFQQLKKLGCSCDWNRIQFTMDEKLSKSVKKIFIDLYKMGYIYRGYRIVNWDTVAKTTISDEEVFYEEKKDKLFYIKYPIVGEKYSITIATTRPETVFGDSAICFHPNDFRFFHFKNKEAVIPIVNRIIPIIQDSYVDPSFGSGCLKITPAHNEDDKILSEKYNLKIINIFNDDATLNDKGLHYQGMDRFKVRKKVIKELSSLGYIEKVENIQHKIGFSERTKSVVEKKMSLQWFLKTKKMSFYAINAVKNGEINFYPNTFKKVYYQWMNKIRDWNISRQLWWGHRLPVYYYGNHINDFVVASNIEEALEQAKNKSKNENLTLDKIRQDSDVLDTWFSSWILPISVFDGFYKPNSKEISYYYPTENLVTGSDILFFWVARMIMAGYFFRKNKPFKNVYFTGILRDDENKKISKSLENSQNFVELIDKYGADSVRMGIMMFSSAGKDFHFDEKICLQGRNFLNKIWNAFRLIKSWKIEEKKAIPEASGKAILWFENRFYSVLETFENNIRKYKLDESLMIIYKLVWNDFCSIFLEIVKPPHGKKEISENVYLKTIKWFENLLKLLHPYIPFISEKIWTLLRKRKNGEALIISSWPKQKSYDKNILISFERVIQIISKIRFIRNKIHIPYKESLIFFSMKEEEKEFYPVILKLENISKIHFLSKEPKEKKQLFYFFLGTDRYFLFLDQKISSVEINISNIEKKIKYLHNLLSFIRKNLRNDQYLKSVPKSILLKEKKKENDTLKKISYFEDILLNKKKFIN
- a CDS encoding pyruvate dehydrogenase complex E1 component subunit beta; its protein translation is MKEKTFREVIAEAMSEEMRKDKTIYLMGEEVSQYNGAYKASKGMLKEFGSKRVIDTPISELGFSGIGVGSAMNGCRPIIEFMTFNFSLVAMDQIINNAAKIRYMSGGQWTIPIVFRGPTGSAGQLGATHSQSFESWFASCPGLKVIIPSNPYDAKGLLKSAIRDENPVIFMESEQMYGDKMMIPEKEYILPIGKADVKKKGTDISLVSFGKIMKLALRTANILEKENISVEVIDLRTLRPLDYESILLSVRKTNRLVILEESWPYSSISSEISYIIQKKAFDYLDAPINRITLLDTPAPYAYNLIKTWFPSEKKIIQSIKNTLYII
- the serS gene encoding serine--tRNA ligase; the encoded protein is MLQISFIRKNKEEILLGLEKRNFPKKNLIDDILNLDKKKKKVQYNFNKILKIENKISKEIGILLKRKKNEEVDKIHSLKMNSLFLKEKKKNLYFQLKNIIDSLEDKLNKIPNIPNKLVKKDFKEEDILFQEGDLFHLKMNKPLFHWELSKKFHLFDLFLGTKICGSGFAVYIGKGAKLQRSLIQYFLDKNIQASYKEYSLPYLIQEKSGYSTGQIPDKEGQMYFIEKDHLYLIPTGEIPLMNCYRDNLLNYNDLPIKSTTYTSCFRREAGSYGSKVRGLNRLHQFEKVEIIQITTPETSYYYLDEMILHVKNILLSLKLPFRIIRLIGKNLGFSSSITYDFEVYSMAQKKWLEVSSVSNCTNYQSKRLNLRYKNKEGKVELCHTLNGSSLAIPRIMAALLENNQTIDQINIPKVLIPYTGFHHIK
- a CDS encoding TPM domain-containing protein, with product MIIKEFLPKMKNIIVTIQFLFLFSLIFFTNSVKGQFNIPNKPKKIYPVNDYVGILSETQINQLNKKLIQYHKKTSTEIIISIIQDLRGEDPNYLASKWGNKWGIGKTYKNNGIIVLLSINDKKISIQNGYGIEPYVTDFSTKRIIQKITPLLKNNLYYKAIDLSIKEVFKIMKNEYENKKVKNNFHKKNWIFYFSFILLLLFFFYQKQGIEPSLFNPLFLSNMFFWNKNFDNQEENDFDEFGEGGGNFGGGGSSGGW